The Synechococcus sp. MU1643 genome contains a region encoding:
- a CDS encoding DNA-directed RNA polymerase: MLRQFEHEQIANQRGVDEALAALQKRADRGDYSRSPAGQKILKGVLAVLADAIDVEIKSNLRRRGVGADDMSRLYKLLTACPVQEMPLLDASGAARGGCKSEHSVDVWDTVKLGFIALVTVMDLCRLELNPEPDNHSHIYSGKRYLPTNYELEKELGNRLQDQLHHDYVRKATRGTGIHWLMDAIVESSRTGVATVKQQRTTSRREINQKIEEFEKAGLSPVARVLGWKPFTYQQRTTFAAKLISLVNKALEAALKLEGPALEIVDRFKAQYYSLTDEARERLDQIDHQALEGVCLPQVMLIQPMPHTPSTAGGYLGAGKALIPSTTGNGWNGEFRPSVDRLRSLNAAQNVGYRVNTQILEVMQELERRGQSQEPFHCRPSLDDYVTVSMPPKVDNPTEQQQQARDTARDQRKGQFSAFHKHRKAYDRSAIAKTIRLAEESRELKSFWIPLVLDFRGRFYSTNFALNPQGMSHQKALLKFADAVPVDDRTEYHLQVGIAGAAGLDKKTYEERTQWFRDHRQVIVDMTSSLDAICDRDAFWRVPKTDGLKWDDQWAFLALCLEWRRLFVDRDEDQTTGIIVTRDATCSGGQLIGGLLTSGATAKATNLIRNGAEVFDIYQNTYREMQKMIKDADLFIPLRNRHGNEITDANGTTKCMKISRVKQLLKKDPASMGAVRKAIKKAFLPKLYGAGHGKCIGELKKEYRFGHILDQKSKAARLSWEEAYGVGYFFEAAVAKVIPALGEYVAWAHRFGHLATHQEIKGADGTITDQLRVDENGVPVMALPITIPDGSQMILRYPKKQERGRQFRVDHITTHSLFDPREKHRQHKGTTILQEMDHKDMVKALPPNLIHALDAFVIGHTVNNLDSLESNVPVTIIHDCIGLPPGRALEAGLEFFKAALLAAMTSGYLDNAMASCDVTQHPVPRHGSFDPLDVVHSSYSIC, translated from the coding sequence CAGAAGATCCTCAAGGGTGTCCTTGCTGTCCTTGCAGACGCCATCGATGTCGAGATCAAGAGCAACCTCCGCCGACGTGGTGTGGGTGCCGACGATATGAGTCGGCTCTACAAGCTGCTGACCGCCTGCCCCGTGCAGGAGATGCCCCTCCTCGACGCCTCTGGTGCTGCCCGTGGGGGTTGCAAATCGGAACACTCTGTTGACGTCTGGGACACTGTGAAGCTCGGCTTCATCGCCCTGGTCACGGTCATGGACTTATGTCGACTGGAACTAAACCCAGAGCCCGATAACCACAGCCACATCTACAGCGGTAAGCGGTACCTCCCGACCAACTACGAGCTGGAGAAAGAGCTGGGCAATCGGCTTCAGGATCAGCTGCATCACGACTACGTCCGCAAGGCCACCCGAGGTACCGGGATCCACTGGCTCATGGACGCGATCGTCGAGAGCAGCCGCACTGGTGTGGCAACTGTGAAACAGCAACGCACCACCAGCCGTCGCGAGATCAATCAGAAGATCGAGGAGTTCGAGAAGGCGGGTCTGAGCCCAGTCGCTCGGGTCCTGGGTTGGAAGCCCTTCACCTACCAGCAGCGAACCACCTTCGCGGCCAAGCTCATCAGCCTGGTCAACAAGGCTCTGGAGGCTGCACTGAAGCTCGAGGGGCCTGCACTGGAGATAGTCGACCGCTTCAAGGCTCAGTACTACAGCCTCACTGACGAGGCCCGGGAGCGTCTGGATCAGATCGATCACCAAGCCCTCGAGGGCGTGTGCCTGCCACAGGTGATGCTCATCCAGCCCATGCCCCATACGCCTTCAACGGCTGGTGGCTACCTGGGTGCCGGCAAGGCATTGATCCCCTCCACAACCGGCAACGGTTGGAACGGTGAGTTCAGACCGTCGGTGGATCGACTCCGCTCCCTCAATGCTGCTCAGAACGTTGGCTATCGGGTCAACACCCAGATCCTCGAGGTGATGCAGGAGCTTGAGCGCCGTGGTCAAAGCCAAGAGCCCTTCCACTGCCGCCCGAGCCTCGACGACTACGTCACCGTGTCGATGCCACCCAAGGTGGACAACCCCACCGAGCAACAGCAGCAGGCCAGGGACACCGCCCGCGATCAACGCAAGGGGCAGTTCAGTGCCTTCCACAAACATCGCAAGGCCTACGACAGATCAGCAATCGCCAAGACCATCCGCCTCGCGGAAGAGTCAAGAGAGCTGAAGTCGTTCTGGATTCCCCTGGTGCTCGACTTTCGTGGTCGCTTCTACAGCACCAACTTCGCCCTCAACCCTCAGGGCATGTCACATCAGAAGGCACTGCTGAAGTTCGCTGATGCAGTCCCTGTAGATGACCGCACTGAGTACCACCTGCAAGTTGGCATCGCTGGCGCAGCGGGACTGGACAAGAAGACCTACGAGGAACGCACCCAGTGGTTCCGAGATCACCGCCAAGTGATCGTGGACATGACCAGCAGCCTCGACGCGATCTGCGACCGAGATGCCTTCTGGAGGGTTCCGAAGACAGACGGTCTGAAGTGGGATGACCAATGGGCCTTCCTGGCTCTTTGCCTCGAATGGCGGCGACTCTTCGTCGACCGGGACGAGGACCAGACCACCGGGATCATCGTCACCCGTGACGCGACCTGCTCAGGCGGTCAGCTGATCGGTGGGCTCCTGACCTCTGGAGCAACAGCCAAGGCCACCAACCTCATCAGGAATGGGGCTGAGGTGTTCGACATCTACCAGAACACCTACCGGGAGATGCAGAAGATGATCAAAGATGCCGACCTGTTTATTCCCCTTCGGAATCGACACGGCAATGAGATCACAGATGCAAACGGCACTACCAAGTGCATGAAGATCTCACGGGTGAAGCAGCTGCTCAAGAAGGACCCCGCTTCGATGGGTGCCGTCAGAAAGGCAATCAAGAAAGCCTTCCTTCCCAAGCTCTACGGAGCTGGCCACGGGAAGTGCATCGGGGAACTGAAGAAGGAGTACCGCTTCGGTCACATCCTTGATCAGAAGAGCAAAGCCGCTCGACTGTCCTGGGAAGAGGCCTACGGCGTTGGCTACTTCTTCGAGGCTGCAGTGGCCAAGGTCATCCCAGCCCTTGGTGAATACGTGGCCTGGGCCCATCGCTTCGGTCACCTGGCAACACACCAGGAGATCAAGGGAGCAGACGGCACCATCACAGATCAACTGCGGGTGGATGAGAACGGGGTGCCAGTGATGGCTCTACCAATCACCATCCCGGATGGCTCTCAGATGATCCTTCGCTACCCGAAGAAGCAGGAGCGGGGCCGGCAGTTCCGGGTGGACCACATCACCACCCACAGCTTGTTTGACCCCCGTGAGAAGCATCGACAGCACAAGGGCACAACCATCCTTCAGGAGATGGACCACAAGGACATGGTGAAGGCACTACCGCCGAACCTGATCCACGCACTCGATGCCTTTGTGATCGGCCACACGGTGAACAACCTGGACAGCCTGGAATCGAACGTCCCTGTGACGATCATTCATGACTGCATCGGGTTGCCACCAGGCAGGGCCCTAGAGGCAGGTCTGGAGTTCTTTAAGGCTGCTTTGTTAGCCGCAATGACGTCTGGCTACCTCGACAATGCAATGGCCTCCTGTGATGTCACTCAGCACCCAGTTCCACGACATGGATCATTCGATCCTCTCGATGTTGTGCACAGCAGCTACAGCATCTGCTGA
- a CDS encoding sulfite exporter TauE/SafE family protein translates to MQIALLGIAIGANALSALAGGGAGLVQLPALILLGLPFAMALATHKVASVALGVGATGRHWRASSLDLKRSALVLAAGLPGVFVGASVILALPDQAATASLGLLTLGLGLYSARKPDLGTTDQPRPLTARTIGIGSCGLFIIGILNGSLTSGTGLFVTLWLVRWFGLSYSRAVAHTLVLVGLGWNGTGALVLGLSGEIRWDWLPALVLGSLIGGFLGAHYSLVKGSRLVKRSFEILALLMGGSLLIRSF, encoded by the coding sequence ATGCAAATCGCCCTGCTGGGCATCGCCATTGGCGCCAATGCCCTTTCAGCTCTCGCGGGAGGTGGGGCAGGACTGGTTCAACTGCCCGCACTGATCCTTCTCGGCCTGCCCTTTGCCATGGCACTGGCCACCCACAAAGTGGCAAGCGTTGCCCTGGGGGTGGGGGCAACAGGGCGTCATTGGCGTGCCAGCAGCCTTGACCTGAAACGCTCGGCGCTGGTGTTGGCTGCCGGTCTTCCAGGGGTTTTTGTGGGAGCCAGCGTGATTCTTGCGCTACCCGATCAAGCGGCCACCGCCAGCCTTGGGCTGCTGACACTGGGGCTTGGGCTTTACTCGGCTCGGAAACCAGATCTGGGAACGACAGACCAGCCCCGCCCTCTGACAGCCCGCACCATCGGGATTGGCAGCTGCGGGCTATTCATCATCGGCATTCTCAACGGCTCACTCACCTCAGGCACGGGATTGTTCGTCACCCTTTGGCTGGTGCGCTGGTTTGGGCTGAGTTATTCCAGAGCCGTCGCTCACACCCTGGTGCTGGTGGGCCTGGGCTGGAATGGTACCGGGGCGCTGGTGCTGGGTCTGAGCGGAGAAATCCGTTGGGACTGGCTTCCTGCCCTGGTTCTCGGGTCGCTGATCGGAGGCTTCCTGGGGGCCCACTATTCCCTGGTGAAAGGCAGCCGCCTGGTCAAACGATCCTTCGAGATCTTGGCGCTGCTCATGGGCGGATCACTCCTGATCCGCAGTTTCTGA